From Bacillus basilensis, a single genomic window includes:
- a CDS encoding acyltransferase has product MKRLVYMDWLRVLATIAVVTIHVSAGYVSVLDANNASRWMAGNLFESISRASVPIFVMISGALLLKGTKDISVGEFLQKRASKVIIPFVAWSAIFYAYGAYAGYFPASLKQGIKHFLTDTIGGHLWFLYMIVGIYLITPLLKIFVKNAKKREIEYFLILWLYASVVVNLVKYYYPINFNIELFYVTNYVGYFLLGYYLSNFDISKKWRNISYIGGFVGFISTFFITYYYTVKANGQLEQFWYGYFAPGVVLMAIGLFIFFKYAFQKSERELPLLFRFINQASLGIYILHFFLLNNLLYMVFPKVNERVHAILAIPINVTITIVLSMVITLVLQRIPVVKKLVP; this is encoded by the coding sequence ATGAAGCGTCTAGTATATATGGATTGGTTACGAGTATTAGCGACAATCGCAGTTGTTACAATTCACGTTTCGGCTGGTTATGTTTCTGTTTTAGATGCAAATAATGCTTCACGCTGGATGGCTGGAAATCTATTTGAATCGATTTCACGTGCAAGTGTTCCGATTTTTGTAATGATTAGTGGAGCTTTATTGTTAAAGGGGACAAAGGATATTTCAGTCGGGGAATTTTTACAGAAGCGTGCAAGTAAAGTGATTATACCTTTTGTAGCTTGGAGCGCTATATTTTATGCATATGGGGCCTATGCAGGGTATTTTCCGGCATCTTTAAAGCAAGGGATAAAGCACTTTTTAACGGATACCATTGGGGGACATTTATGGTTCTTATACATGATTGTAGGGATATACTTAATTACACCTCTACTGAAAATCTTTGTGAAGAACGCTAAAAAAAGAGAGATAGAATACTTTTTAATTTTATGGCTATACGCGTCTGTTGTAGTCAATTTAGTTAAATATTATTATCCTATCAACTTTAATATTGAATTATTTTACGTTACAAATTATGTAGGGTATTTCTTACTTGGTTATTATCTATCTAATTTTGACATTTCGAAAAAATGGAGAAATATTTCTTACATTGGAGGATTCGTAGGATTTATTAGTACATTCTTTATTACGTATTACTATACAGTAAAAGCAAATGGGCAATTAGAGCAGTTTTGGTATGGATATTTTGCGCCAGGTGTCGTACTGATGGCGATTGGATTATTTATATTTTTTAAATATGCATTCCAAAAATCAGAACGAGAATTACCATTGTTATTCCGTTTTATAAATCAAGCAAGCCTTGGAATCTATATTCTTCACTTCTTCTTATTAAATAACTTGTTGTACATGGTTTTCCCTAAGGTAAATGAGCGTGTGCATGCAATATTGGCGATACCTATTAATGTAACGATTACAATTGTTCTTAGTATGGTAATTACGTTAGTATTGCAAAGAATACCAGTTGTGAAAAAACTAGTTCCGTAA
- the guaC gene encoding GMP reductase, whose translation MENVFDYEDIQLIPAKCIVNSRSECDTTVTLGKHKFKLPVVPANMQTIIDERIATYLAENNYFYIMHRFQPEERISFIRDMQSRGLIASISVGVKEDEYEFVQQLAAEQLTPEYITIDIAHGHSNAVINMIQHIKKHLPESFVIAGNVGTPEAVRELENAGADATKVGIGPGKVCITKIKTGFGTGGWQLAALRWCAKAASKPIIADGGIRTHGDVAKSIRFGATMVMIGSLFAGHEESPGETIEKDGKLYKEYFGSASEFQKGEKKNVEGKKMFVEHKGSLEDTLIEMEQDLQSSISYAGGTKLESIRTVDYVVVKNSIFNGDKVY comes from the coding sequence ATGGAAAACGTATTCGACTATGAAGATATTCAATTAATTCCTGCAAAATGTATTGTAAATAGCCGCTCTGAATGTGATACAACTGTCACTTTAGGAAAACATAAATTTAAATTACCTGTCGTACCTGCAAATATGCAAACAATTATTGATGAAAGAATTGCAACTTATTTAGCTGAAAATAATTACTTCTATATCATGCACCGTTTCCAACCAGAGGAACGAATTTCATTCATTAGAGATATGCAATCACGTGGATTAATCGCTTCTATTAGCGTTGGTGTAAAAGAGGACGAGTATGAATTCGTACAACAATTAGCTGCTGAGCAACTTACACCTGAATACATCACGATTGATATCGCACACGGACATTCTAATGCTGTGATCAACATGATTCAACATATTAAAAAGCATTTACCAGAAAGCTTCGTTATCGCTGGAAACGTTGGAACTCCAGAAGCGGTAAGAGAATTAGAAAACGCTGGTGCTGACGCAACAAAAGTTGGTATTGGACCTGGTAAAGTTTGTATTACTAAAATTAAAACAGGCTTTGGAACTGGCGGTTGGCAACTAGCTGCACTTCGCTGGTGTGCAAAAGCTGCAAGTAAGCCAATTATCGCTGACGGTGGTATTCGTACACACGGCGACGTAGCTAAATCTATTCGATTTGGGGCGACTATGGTTATGATCGGTTCTCTATTTGCTGGTCACGAAGAGTCTCCAGGGGAAACAATCGAAAAAGACGGCAAACTTTATAAAGAGTACTTCGGTTCAGCTTCTGAATTCCAAAAGGGTGAGAAGAAAAACGTTGAAGGTAAAAAAATGTTCGTTGAGCATAAAGGTTCTTTAGAAGACACTTTAATCGAAATGGAACAAGATCTTCAATCTTCTATCTCTTACGCTGGTGGAACAAAAT